One genomic region from Terriglobus aquaticus encodes:
- the coaBC gene encoding bifunctional phosphopantothenoylcysteine decarboxylase/phosphopantothenate--cysteine ligase CoaBC, with amino-acid sequence MKILLGVSGGIAAYKAVELMRDLGRRGFDVQIAMTQGAQHFITPLTFAALSGHPVLTSIWQEAEAAKGDGSDDRFTIDHTRIAQEIQALVVAPATANTLARLANGMADDPISTIALATRAPLFLAPAMNVHMWNHPATQANMRTLQARGAQVIAPAEGLLACGVVGEGRLAETNVIVDALTAALEKSRDLSEEHILITAGGTREPIDPVRFLGNRSSGKMGHALAEAALARGARVVLVTTASHLSAPGCEIVPVSTAAEMQSAVLTRLRSVTAVIMAAAVADFRPAHRAAHKISKSEVLTLELVRNDDILHHVVAQRSPGTLVIGFAAQTRDVLEEGRRKLREKGVDAIVANDVSAADRGFDADQNAGYFLTRQQETLLALSSKRVMADRILDGLRDLAANRTI; translated from the coding sequence ATGAAGATTCTGTTAGGAGTGAGTGGTGGCATAGCAGCGTACAAGGCGGTTGAGCTCATGCGTGATCTCGGTCGGCGAGGGTTTGATGTGCAAATCGCTATGACACAGGGAGCACAGCACTTCATCACGCCGCTCACCTTTGCAGCGCTCAGTGGTCATCCCGTGCTCACGTCCATCTGGCAGGAAGCAGAAGCTGCTAAGGGCGACGGATCTGACGACCGGTTCACGATCGACCATACCCGCATCGCGCAGGAGATTCAGGCTCTTGTTGTCGCCCCGGCTACAGCAAACACCTTAGCGCGTTTAGCCAACGGAATGGCTGACGATCCCATTTCGACCATTGCCCTTGCAACACGCGCACCGCTGTTCCTTGCTCCGGCAATGAATGTGCACATGTGGAACCACCCTGCAACGCAGGCGAACATGCGTACCCTGCAAGCGAGAGGCGCACAGGTGATCGCGCCGGCAGAAGGTTTGCTGGCCTGCGGTGTCGTCGGCGAGGGCCGTCTTGCCGAAACCAATGTGATCGTGGATGCTCTCACGGCAGCATTGGAAAAGTCGCGTGACCTTTCTGAGGAACACATCCTAATCACCGCTGGAGGCACGCGGGAGCCGATCGACCCGGTCCGCTTCTTGGGAAATCGCTCCAGTGGAAAGATGGGCCACGCACTGGCAGAGGCGGCGCTGGCGCGAGGTGCGAGGGTCGTCCTGGTAACTACGGCCAGCCACCTTTCCGCACCCGGATGTGAGATCGTACCTGTCTCGACTGCCGCAGAGATGCAGTCCGCCGTACTTACCCGACTTAGGAGCGTCACTGCCGTCATCATGGCGGCGGCGGTGGCCGACTTCCGGCCGGCACATCGAGCGGCTCACAAAATAAGTAAGAGTGAGGTCCTGACGTTAGAGCTCGTACGGAATGATGACATCCTGCATCATGTGGTCGCGCAGCGCTCACCCGGAACACTTGTGATTGGCTTTGCCGCGCAAACTCGCGATGTATTGGAAGAGGGCCGGCGTAAGCTGAGGGAAAAAGGCGTCGATGCGATCGTTGCCAATGACGTTTCCGCAGCGGATCGCGGCTTCGATGCTGATCAGAACGCCGGCTACTTTCTTACGCGCCAACAAGAGACTCTACTTGCGCTCTCAAGCAAACGAGTCATGGCTGATCGCATTCTTGATGGGCTAAGGGATCTAGCTGCCAATCGGACGATCTAA
- the panC gene encoding pantoate--beta-alanine ligase, whose product MQIIHSISEMRSACLGLRSNGAELGLVPTMGALHAGHRSLVRAARETCRHVAVSIFVNPLQFAPGEDLESYPRTWEADLDLLQREGVDLVFAPSAKELYPNGTEAFVEVSAIGSRLDGASRPGHFRGVATVVAKLFHIVGPDHAFFGQKDAAQVAVLRAMIRALDFPVQMSVCPTVREEDGLAMSSRNRYLSPEERQQALALRASLDMMELAVMQDSSSVATVRSKWHAYLAAAPGVRLDYAELVDPTTLLPVEHLNAETLVAVAAWVGTTRLIDNVVLQAPRGIVR is encoded by the coding sequence ATGCAGATCATCCATTCCATTTCTGAAATGCGAAGTGCCTGCCTCGGCTTAAGAAGCAATGGTGCGGAGCTAGGGCTGGTTCCGACCATGGGAGCACTGCACGCGGGGCATCGTTCCCTGGTGCGGGCTGCGCGCGAAACGTGCAGGCATGTCGCGGTTTCTATCTTTGTCAATCCGCTGCAATTTGCGCCCGGCGAGGACCTTGAGTCTTACCCACGAACATGGGAGGCAGACCTGGACCTGCTGCAACGGGAGGGAGTCGACCTCGTCTTCGCACCAAGTGCGAAGGAGTTGTACCCAAACGGGACAGAGGCCTTCGTGGAAGTGAGTGCAATCGGTTCACGCCTGGATGGTGCATCTCGCCCGGGTCACTTCCGGGGCGTGGCCACGGTAGTCGCCAAGCTGTTCCACATTGTCGGGCCAGACCACGCGTTCTTCGGTCAGAAGGATGCCGCGCAGGTCGCAGTCCTTCGTGCGATGATTCGTGCTCTCGACTTTCCGGTGCAAATGTCTGTATGCCCCACAGTACGTGAGGAAGACGGCCTGGCGATGAGCTCGCGGAATCGATACTTGAGCCCGGAAGAGCGGCAGCAGGCGCTTGCATTGCGAGCTTCGCTAGACATGATGGAACTGGCGGTAATGCAGGATTCTTCATCCGTCGCAACCGTGCGTTCTAAGTGGCACGCGTATCTGGCCGCTGCACCGGGTGTACGCCTGGATTATGCAGAACTGGTAGACCCCACGACGCTCTTACCCGTAGAGCACCTGAACGCAGAGACGCTTGTCGCTGTTGCTGCGTGGGTCGGAACAACTCGCCTGATTGACAATGTCGTGCTGCAGGCTCCCCGCGGAATCGTCAGATGA
- the panB gene encoding 3-methyl-2-oxobutanoate hydroxymethyltransferase yields MLLCENRSPVYCGHRVASTLAWSGTGDGMSLVTPLDGELRSLAAKKVTPPSLIARKESGHRITALTAYDYGTARLIDEAGIDCILVGDSLGMVVLGYEDTLSVTIEDMLHHARAVRRGVRRALLVVDMPFGSYHVSTEDTLRNGIRLLKEAGAEAVKVEGGMDQVENVRALTAAQIPVFGHIGLTPQSVLRTGGYRVQGRSHAAALALREDALALQEAGAVAVVLEGIPREVAASITARLRIPTIGIGAGPDCDGQILVFQDLADLSFRPSPKFVRVFSPARTLLRAGLEEFRVAVENGTFPADSESYHMPSGVPVDVLTSL; encoded by the coding sequence GTGCTCCTCTGCGAAAACAGGTCGCCCGTATACTGTGGGCATCGGGTTGCATCCACGCTGGCGTGGAGCGGCACTGGAGATGGAATGAGTTTAGTTACACCTCTCGACGGGGAGCTTCGCAGCCTTGCTGCGAAGAAGGTCACGCCACCAAGCCTGATCGCACGGAAAGAGAGCGGACACCGGATCACGGCTCTGACCGCCTATGACTACGGGACTGCTCGCCTGATCGACGAAGCAGGCATCGATTGCATCTTGGTCGGCGACTCCCTCGGAATGGTAGTGCTCGGCTACGAGGACACACTGAGCGTCACCATCGAGGACATGCTGCACCATGCGCGCGCAGTCCGTCGTGGCGTCAGGCGCGCGTTGCTCGTCGTAGACATGCCGTTCGGCAGTTATCACGTCTCCACCGAAGACACGCTTCGCAATGGAATCCGGCTTCTCAAGGAAGCAGGGGCGGAAGCAGTGAAGGTGGAGGGCGGCATGGATCAGGTGGAAAACGTGCGAGCCCTGACGGCAGCGCAGATTCCAGTTTTCGGCCACATCGGACTCACGCCTCAATCTGTGTTGCGTACCGGTGGGTATCGTGTGCAGGGACGATCGCATGCTGCTGCCCTGGCACTTCGTGAAGATGCCCTGGCGCTACAAGAAGCCGGCGCAGTCGCAGTGGTTCTTGAAGGAATTCCGCGAGAGGTCGCGGCAAGTATCACTGCTCGCCTTCGCATCCCCACCATCGGAATCGGAGCGGGGCCTGACTGCGACGGCCAGATCCTGGTGTTTCAGGATCTGGCAGATTTGAGCTTCCGTCCGTCGCCAAAGTTTGTGCGGGTCTTCTCTCCGGCGCGGACACTTTTGCGTGCCGGACTGGAGGAGTTTCGGGTGGCGGTGGAAAACGGTACTTTCCCGGCGGACTCCGAAAGCTATCACATGCCATCCGGTGTTCCGGTCGACGTGCTGACCTCGCTCTAG
- a CDS encoding PEP-CTERM sorting domain-containing protein, with protein MRAICRTFPLLLSVAFPILAKAVTIRVQDPNYSNVTMPTSFYFGSCAGYLNSGSPINSDGCFAGQNETGSPITSLTLSFGTNDALDAAGGAAAAIGRGDLFTSASTSATTDPVFYTLTFSGGGIGNNVFFIVTEDGLDPSAFPQVSLTYTNATPEPSSLVLFATSLLGFGWMYRRYSLA; from the coding sequence ATGCGCGCGATCTGTCGTACTTTCCCCCTTCTTCTCTCCGTAGCTTTTCCGATCCTTGCCAAGGCAGTCACGATCCGGGTGCAGGATCCGAACTACAGCAACGTCACCATGCCCACCTCGTTCTATTTCGGATCGTGCGCGGGTTATTTGAATAGCGGTAGTCCCATCAACAGCGACGGGTGCTTCGCCGGCCAGAATGAGACCGGATCTCCGATCACTTCGCTGACGCTGTCCTTTGGTACAAACGATGCCTTGGATGCGGCCGGTGGCGCCGCGGCGGCGATCGGCCGGGGCGACCTGTTTACGAGCGCCAGCACGTCGGCTACGACGGATCCCGTTTTCTACACCCTCACGTTCAGCGGCGGTGGGATCGGCAACAATGTCTTCTTCATCGTGACCGAAGACGGTCTGGACCCGTCGGCCTTTCCGCAGGTTTCACTCACCTATACCAATGCGACACCGGAGCCGTCGTCGCTCGTGCTGTTCGCCACCAGCCTGTTGGGTTTCGGATGGATGTACCGCCGCTATAGCCTGGCATAA
- a CDS encoding PP2C family protein-serine/threonine phosphatase, with product MKLGHSAADLFGPWRFHVGDEPAWAQPGFDDSHWETVDLHSPDDPPDPELGSSGFVAGWTSHGHPNYSGYAWYRLRVHVEGTDGKLAIKMPDQFDDAYQVFVDGQQIGEFGHFGQRRVWAFPSQPRGYPLPATVQNGTVTIAIRMWMNSATRFSGPDAGGLHGPPMLGSAQTINDRVALDWDGLNHDVGSGFLEMLVLLLALTVASAHFALDRSDKAYLLLALVSLVTLVGNLILQLGNYSTLFSSTFVLLARDVVLTPVRIGLWVLFFAKWFQVAHSRRLAGIVFALVGILAVGTLMLRPPLHGQFVPVAVGTYLDPALVWIKLALAGTLFWVAYQGIRKHQQEGWFALPAILLAVVANYQHELRLARIHVQYAVFGYKISLGQLSTMLSLLLVTLMASRRFLLAQRQRLQYQLEVQQASELQQVIIPREVPRLPGLSVESEYRPSRDVGGDFFQIIPNSREGSALIVVGDVTGKGLSAGMLGALIVGAIDTAASQEQNPADILKSVNERLCGRGLATATCLVVRIDADRTLTASNAGHLPPYINTAELGMEGALPLGTLPDMSYDTVTCQLADGDVVTMLTDGVIEAQNEHGDLFGFERVEQMVSENATANEIANAVQRFGQEDDILILRVQCT from the coding sequence GTGAAGCTTGGCCATTCGGCGGCCGACCTCTTCGGGCCGTGGCGCTTCCATGTTGGCGACGAGCCGGCCTGGGCCCAGCCCGGCTTCGACGATAGTCATTGGGAGACTGTCGATCTGCACTCGCCCGACGATCCTCCCGATCCTGAGCTGGGCAGCAGCGGATTTGTCGCCGGGTGGACCTCGCATGGACATCCCAACTACTCCGGATACGCGTGGTACCGGCTTCGCGTGCATGTAGAGGGCACCGACGGCAAGCTGGCGATCAAGATGCCAGATCAATTCGATGACGCCTACCAGGTTTTTGTCGACGGCCAGCAGATCGGCGAGTTCGGGCACTTCGGACAGCGCCGCGTATGGGCGTTTCCCTCGCAGCCGCGCGGCTACCCATTGCCTGCCACCGTGCAGAACGGCACCGTGACGATCGCGATCCGAATGTGGATGAACAGCGCGACGCGATTTAGCGGGCCGGATGCGGGTGGACTGCATGGACCGCCGATGCTGGGCTCAGCGCAGACGATCAACGATCGCGTAGCTCTGGACTGGGATGGGCTGAACCACGACGTAGGCAGCGGCTTCTTGGAGATGCTGGTGCTGTTGCTGGCGCTCACGGTTGCCAGTGCGCATTTCGCGCTGGACCGCAGCGACAAGGCCTATCTTCTGCTGGCGCTGGTTTCCCTCGTGACACTGGTGGGGAACCTGATCCTGCAGCTCGGCAACTACAGCACACTCTTCAGCAGCACTTTCGTTCTGCTGGCGCGGGATGTGGTGCTCACGCCGGTTCGCATTGGGTTGTGGGTGCTGTTCTTCGCGAAGTGGTTTCAGGTCGCACACAGCCGCCGCCTCGCCGGCATCGTCTTCGCGCTTGTTGGGATTCTGGCCGTGGGTACGCTCATGTTGCGGCCGCCGCTCCATGGTCAGTTCGTGCCTGTGGCTGTCGGAACGTATCTCGACCCAGCGTTGGTTTGGATCAAACTTGCCCTCGCGGGCACCCTGTTCTGGGTTGCATACCAGGGGATCCGCAAACATCAGCAGGAGGGCTGGTTCGCGCTGCCGGCGATCCTACTTGCCGTGGTCGCCAACTATCAGCACGAGCTCCGACTGGCCCGGATCCACGTTCAGTACGCGGTCTTTGGGTACAAGATTTCGCTGGGGCAGCTCTCGACCATGCTTTCGCTGCTGCTGGTCACGCTGATGGCCTCGCGGCGCTTTCTGCTGGCACAGCGGCAACGATTGCAGTACCAGCTTGAGGTGCAACAGGCCAGTGAGCTGCAGCAGGTGATCATCCCTCGCGAAGTACCGCGACTGCCAGGCCTGAGCGTGGAAAGCGAGTACCGTCCTTCGCGCGATGTCGGCGGCGACTTCTTTCAGATCATTCCAAATTCCCGAGAGGGAAGTGCGCTGATCGTTGTAGGCGACGTGACCGGGAAAGGCCTGAGTGCAGGCATGCTGGGCGCCCTCATTGTGGGCGCCATCGACACCGCGGCCTCGCAGGAACAGAATCCGGCCGACATCCTCAAATCGGTCAACGAGCGGCTATGTGGTCGCGGCCTTGCCACCGCTACTTGCCTGGTGGTCCGCATCGATGCGGATCGCACCCTGACCGCTTCGAACGCAGGTCACCTGCCTCCGTACATCAACACCGCGGAGCTGGGGATGGAAGGCGCGCTTCCGCTGGGTACGCTTCCCGATATGTCTTACGACACTGTGACTTGCCAGCTTGCCGATGGCGATGTGGTCACGATGCTGACGGACGGTGTGATTGAAGCTCAGAACGAGCACGGCGATCTGTTCGGTTTTGAGCGTGTCGAACAGATGGTGAGTGAGAACGCAACCGCCAACGAGATCGCGAATGCAGTGCAGCGATTCGGCCAGGAGGATGACATTCTTATCCTGCGGGTTCAATGCACCTAA
- a CDS encoding ATP-binding protein: MEATIHHALLTLASSLEGVDAVEQLARSFALLAGFDEHVVSDIALATREATVNAIIHGNQQHPGKAISAELDLTAEELVIRITDQGEGFQPEEVPDPLHEDNLLRSSGRGVFLMRQTMDDVHFSKHNTGSTITLRKHRT, from the coding sequence ATGGAAGCGACCATCCATCATGCTCTTCTCACACTTGCTTCTTCGCTCGAAGGTGTCGATGCCGTCGAGCAGTTGGCGAGGTCGTTCGCCTTGCTCGCCGGCTTCGACGAACACGTTGTGAGTGACATTGCACTCGCCACCCGCGAGGCCACGGTGAATGCGATCATCCACGGCAATCAGCAACATCCTGGGAAGGCGATCTCCGCCGAACTCGACCTAACGGCAGAAGAACTCGTCATCAGGATTACAGATCAGGGGGAAGGCTTCCAGCCCGAAGAGGTTCCCGATCCCCTGCACGAAGACAATCTACTCCGATCGTCAGGACGTGGAGTATTCCTCATGCGCCAGACGATGGATGACGTACACTTTTCGAAACACAACACAGGTTCGACAATCACGCTCCGCAAACATAGGACGTAA
- a CDS encoding STAS domain-containing protein, translating into MEIKIRQVNGVTVLDLSGRITLGDGTGQLRSAMQDALAAGSKKILLNLQDVTYIDSAGLGELVSGYTTVKNAGGELKLLNLSKKVKDLLVITKLLTVFDIKDDETAAIASFS; encoded by the coding sequence ATGGAGATCAAGATCCGTCAGGTAAATGGTGTCACTGTTCTGGACCTCTCAGGCAGGATCACTCTGGGCGACGGGACCGGTCAGCTCCGCAGCGCCATGCAGGACGCACTTGCCGCAGGCTCCAAGAAGATCCTGCTCAACCTGCAGGATGTCACCTACATCGACAGCGCTGGCCTGGGTGAACTGGTAAGCGGCTACACGACCGTGAAGAATGCAGGCGGCGAGTTGAAGCTGCTGAACCTGAGCAAGAAGGTGAAGGATTTGTTGGTCATCACCAAGCTGCTGACCGTGTTTGACATCAAGGACGATGAGACGGCAGCGATCGCTTCGTTCTCCTAA
- a CDS encoding STAS domain-containing protein, producing the protein MQATTKVAQHTLDTSSGEPVVVLSFSGDISSTSKDAIMGAYHGISDSVHRVLLDYTNVEYINSSGISIIIQLLLEAKKSGSRKIGMYGLSAHFTKVFTMVGVTKYATLSADRDTALASL; encoded by the coding sequence ATGCAGGCTACAACGAAAGTCGCGCAACATACACTCGATACCTCCTCCGGCGAGCCAGTCGTAGTCCTCAGCTTCAGCGGTGATATCTCTTCCACGTCGAAAGACGCGATCATGGGCGCGTACCACGGCATCAGCGACTCGGTTCATCGGGTGCTTCTCGACTATACGAACGTCGAGTACATCAACTCCTCGGGCATCTCCATCATCATTCAGCTACTGCTTGAAGCAAAGAAGAGCGGCAGCAGGAAGATCGGGATGTACGGTCTGTCGGCTCACTTCACCAAGGTGTTCACGATGGTCGGCGTAACGAAATACGCAACCCTTTCAGCAGATCGCGACACCGCTCTCGCGTCACTCTAG
- a CDS encoding ATP-binding protein: MKDGKSVEVRLPSELGFEKVAMSTAAGMATMMGFSPDRVEDLKTAVAEACINAIEHGNRLDESLRVAVQLSLNDSELEVKVSDEGTGPVNAPALPDIDRKMNGEEDPRGMGMFLIQALVDEAEWHKGPPGNSYVRLVIRLDKENNK; this comes from the coding sequence ATGAAGGATGGCAAGTCGGTCGAAGTCCGCTTACCCTCGGAACTCGGCTTTGAAAAGGTTGCGATGAGCACGGCCGCGGGCATGGCGACCATGATGGGTTTCTCTCCCGATCGTGTCGAGGACCTGAAGACCGCGGTGGCAGAGGCCTGCATCAATGCCATCGAGCATGGCAATCGGCTGGATGAGTCGCTCCGTGTTGCGGTTCAGCTCTCGTTGAATGATTCAGAGTTGGAGGTCAAGGTGTCGGACGAGGGCACCGGCCCAGTGAACGCTCCGGCACTTCCCGACATCGACCGCAAGATGAACGGGGAAGAGGACCCTCGAGGCATGGGCATGTTCCTCATCCAGGCTTTGGTGGATGAAGCGGAATGGCACAAAGGGCCTCCCGGAAACAGCTATGTCCGCCTGGTGATTCGGCTCGATAAGGAGAACAACAAGTAA
- a CDS encoding PP2C family protein-serine/threonine phosphatase — protein sequence METTSLQEAEGTLSLEEQVARLQALLEASRQVHSAVSTDGVLSQTVRILVRELELQGAVFLATGTDRLLASSGTPLTPPYEDCSRFSLPSKDGTPPADLLVKTHDGRNLSLYEEDFIEGLILQAAVALEMRTYTERAIEWARVQQDMEAARSIQRSLLPKTMPAVPGYSFAARSIACYEVGGDYLDTMQLADGSHLLIVADVAGKGLASAIMATSFRSAFRSLASQAMPLLDMVCRVNEQHWAEGDEARRRYVTAIFVRLDSANSRIDVVNAGHNPGALVRSDGSVQMIEASGTPLGLLPFATYSLESFDFDPGSKLLLYTDGLTEVFCGDEEFGCERLTESFRRLHTQNADQALNEIWEKLEQFSTGEPQTDDMTALAVCHIVPEMQEA from the coding sequence ATGGAAACTACTTCACTGCAGGAAGCTGAGGGCACGCTGTCCCTGGAGGAGCAGGTTGCCCGTCTTCAGGCCTTGCTTGAAGCATCGCGCCAGGTTCATTCCGCCGTGTCAACCGATGGCGTCCTCTCGCAAACAGTTCGCATTCTGGTTCGGGAGCTTGAGTTGCAGGGCGCGGTGTTCCTGGCCACCGGCACCGACCGGTTGCTTGCCTCCAGTGGCACTCCGCTGACGCCGCCCTATGAAGATTGCAGTCGCTTTTCGCTGCCTTCGAAGGATGGAACGCCGCCAGCCGATCTGCTCGTGAAGACGCACGATGGCCGCAACCTGTCCTTGTACGAGGAAGACTTCATCGAGGGTTTGATCCTGCAGGCTGCAGTTGCGCTGGAGATGCGGACGTATACGGAACGGGCGATCGAATGGGCGCGCGTTCAGCAGGACATGGAGGCGGCACGCAGCATCCAGCGCTCTCTGCTTCCGAAAACGATGCCGGCAGTTCCGGGTTACTCGTTCGCGGCTCGCAGCATTGCTTGTTACGAGGTCGGCGGCGACTACCTGGATACCATGCAGCTCGCCGACGGCTCGCACCTGCTGATCGTTGCAGATGTTGCCGGCAAAGGACTCGCTTCCGCCATCATGGCTACCAGCTTTCGGTCTGCCTTTCGGTCCCTTGCAAGTCAGGCCATGCCCTTGCTCGATATGGTGTGCCGTGTGAATGAGCAGCATTGGGCCGAAGGGGATGAAGCCCGGCGGCGATACGTTACGGCGATCTTTGTTCGCCTGGATAGTGCGAACAGCCGCATCGACGTAGTAAATGCCGGCCATAATCCTGGAGCTCTGGTGCGTTCCGATGGCTCGGTTCAAATGATCGAGGCCTCCGGAACCCCGCTCGGCCTGTTGCCCTTCGCAACGTACTCGCTGGAGAGCTTCGATTTCGATCCTGGGTCCAAGTTGCTGCTTTACACAGACGGGCTAACTGAAGTCTTCTGTGGCGACGAGGAGTTTGGGTGTGAGCGCCTCACTGAGAGCTTCCGCCGTCTTCACACGCAAAACGCGGACCAGGCGCTGAACGAAATTTGGGAGAAGCTGGAACAGTTCTCGACCGGTGAACCACAGACCGACGATATGACGGCACTCGCGGTATGCCATATCGTTCCAGAAATGCAGGAGGCTTAG
- a CDS encoding DHA2 family efflux MFS transporter permease subunit yields the protein MAATAIEETGQSEAVQAAAQVPWKPKHNPWLIALTVTLATFMEVLDTSIANVALPHIAGSLGASQDEATWVITSYLVANAIILPASAYLTTFVGRKKFYMSCVVLFGISSAMCGLAPSLPILILFRLLQGAGGGGLGPSEQAILADTFEPKQRGQAFALYGLAVVAAPAIGPTLGGWITDNYDWRWIFFINVPVAILSLVLTTRMVEDPPHIVAEVQESKRTGIRLDYVGFSLLALGFGSLEFVLDKGQEDDWFGSHLITLFTVICGAALIALILWSLLSIRRGRRPILNLTLFKQRSFAAAFTMLFVLGFALYGTTVLIPQFVQTLLGYTAELAGLVISPGGVTIMLMMPVVGILITRVDPRVMITFGFALQTFSLLLMHQMLALDSSFKTIMWLRIIQAASLAFLFIPINTIAYNNIPRSQNNDVSGLSNLARNIGGSVGTSFVATMLARRAQTHQTFLVSHATASTNAFNNRVSSIAGFLQGSSGPGSGNHSDAVAAAQANIYNMVHNQSQMLAYLDIIAVLAIFCLCVTPLVWIVPKPKGGGDAPAH from the coding sequence ATGGCAGCCACCGCAATCGAAGAAACAGGCCAGTCAGAGGCTGTGCAGGCCGCGGCACAGGTGCCCTGGAAGCCCAAGCACAACCCCTGGCTTATCGCCCTTACCGTCACGCTCGCTACCTTTATGGAGGTGCTCGACACCTCCATCGCCAATGTGGCGCTGCCGCACATCGCCGGTTCGCTGGGCGCATCGCAGGACGAGGCCACCTGGGTCATCACCAGCTACCTGGTGGCCAACGCCATCATCCTCCCCGCGTCGGCCTACCTGACCACGTTTGTCGGCCGCAAGAAGTTCTACATGAGCTGCGTGGTGCTGTTTGGCATTTCCAGCGCCATGTGCGGGCTGGCTCCCAGCCTGCCGATCCTGATCCTCTTTCGCCTGTTGCAGGGCGCCGGTGGCGGCGGCCTGGGCCCAAGCGAACAGGCGATCCTTGCCGACACCTTTGAACCCAAGCAGCGCGGCCAGGCTTTCGCGCTGTACGGCCTCGCCGTGGTCGCGGCGCCCGCCATCGGCCCCACCCTGGGCGGCTGGATCACCGATAACTACGACTGGCGATGGATCTTCTTTATCAACGTCCCGGTCGCCATCCTGTCGCTGGTGCTGACCACTCGCATGGTCGAAGACCCGCCGCACATCGTTGCTGAGGTGCAAGAGTCGAAACGCACCGGCATCCGGCTCGATTACGTTGGCTTCTCGCTGCTTGCACTTGGCTTTGGATCGCTGGAGTTCGTGCTCGACAAAGGCCAGGAAGACGACTGGTTCGGATCGCACCTGATTACGCTGTTCACCGTCATCTGCGGTGCGGCGCTGATCGCGCTCATCCTCTGGTCGCTCCTGTCGATCCGGCGCGGCAGGCGACCCATCCTGAACCTGACGCTATTCAAACAGCGCAGTTTTGCCGCCGCGTTCACCATGCTCTTTGTGCTGGGTTTCGCCCTGTACGGCACGACCGTGCTGATTCCGCAGTTCGTGCAGACGCTACTCGGTTACACCGCGGAACTGGCCGGCCTGGTCATCTCACCGGGCGGCGTGACCATCATGCTCATGATGCCCGTGGTCGGCATCCTGATCACGCGTGTCGATCCACGCGTCATGATCACGTTCGGCTTTGCCCTGCAGACCTTCTCGTTGCTGCTGATGCACCAGATGCTGGCACTCGACTCCAGCTTCAAGACCATCATGTGGCTGCGCATCATTCAGGCCGCATCGCTGGCGTTCCTGTTCATTCCGATCAACACCATCGCGTACAACAACATTCCGCGGTCGCAGAACAACGACGTCTCGGGCCTGAGCAACCTTGCCCGCAACATTGGCGGCTCGGTCGGCACCAGCTTTGTCGCGACTATGCTTGCGCGCCGCGCCCAGACGCACCAGACATTTCTGGTCAGCCATGCGACCGCTTCGACCAACGCTTTCAACAACCGGGTCTCGTCGATCGCAGGCTTCCTGCAGGGCAGCAGCGGCCCCGGCAGCGGCAATCACAGCGACGCCGTCGCCGCCGCCCAGGCGAACATCTACAACATGGTGCACAACCAGTCGCAGATGCTCGCCTACCTCGACATCATCGCCGTGCTCGCAATCTTCTGCCTTTGCGTCACCCCGCTCGTCTGGATCGTTCCCAAGCCGAAAGGCGGCGGAGACGCACCCGCCCACTAA
- a CDS encoding 5' nucleotidase, NT5C type, which yields MAVVAIDMDEVMADTVAAHISRYNEHFGERLTKADLEGKWLWQVVPSDRHDQLSAFLDEPDFFGDLPLMPDAVRVIERLSKTHDVFIASAAMEVPHSFNAKYRWLKQHFPFLPQSNYVFCGTKSILAADFLIDDNPRQLRAFRGQGLLFSSPHNEQVDADANGWTRLADWRAVERLFFGS from the coding sequence ATGGCAGTGGTAGCAATCGATATGGACGAGGTGATGGCCGACACCGTGGCGGCGCACATCTCCCGCTACAACGAACACTTCGGCGAACGGCTGACCAAGGCGGACCTTGAGGGCAAGTGGCTGTGGCAGGTGGTTCCGAGCGACAGGCACGACCAGCTTTCGGCGTTTCTGGATGAGCCGGACTTTTTCGGCGATCTGCCCCTGATGCCCGACGCGGTGCGGGTGATTGAGCGGTTGTCGAAGACGCACGACGTCTTTATCGCCTCGGCCGCGATGGAAGTGCCGCACTCCTTCAACGCGAAGTACCGCTGGCTGAAGCAGCATTTCCCTTTTCTGCCGCAGTCGAACTACGTTTTTTGCGGAACCAAGTCGATCCTCGCGGCGGACTTTCTGATCGACGACAACCCACGGCAGTTGCGGGCGTTTCGCGGCCAGGGTCTGCTGTTTTCTTCGCCGCACAACGAACAGGTGGACGCAGACGCGAACGGCTGGACGCGGCTGGCGGACTGGCGGGCGGTGGAACGGTTGTTCTTCGGAAGCTGA